A window of Clavibacter michiganensis contains these coding sequences:
- a CDS encoding PH domain-containing protein has product MTPNVDPHGVSWRRVSPRLVGVELVGGVITALVLGGIAAFLFAVDAPGWLPIVLGAAALVELVVTLVIVPRRVRAMGYQLREDDLVFRRGIMWTRVVAVPYGRMQLVDITRGPVGRVLGLADLKLVTAAAAASIQIPGLTNADAEELRDRLVALAETRRAGL; this is encoded by the coding sequence GTGACCCCGAACGTCGACCCGCACGGCGTCTCGTGGCGCCGCGTCTCCCCGCGCCTCGTCGGCGTCGAGCTGGTGGGCGGCGTGATCACCGCCCTCGTGCTCGGCGGGATCGCGGCGTTCCTCTTCGCGGTCGACGCGCCCGGCTGGCTGCCGATCGTGCTGGGCGCCGCCGCGCTCGTCGAGCTCGTCGTGACCCTCGTGATCGTCCCCCGCCGCGTCCGCGCCATGGGGTACCAGCTGCGCGAGGACGACCTCGTCTTCCGCCGCGGCATCATGTGGACGCGCGTCGTCGCCGTGCCGTACGGCCGGATGCAGCTCGTCGACATCACGCGCGGGCCCGTCGGCCGCGTGCTCGGCCTCGCCGACCTCAAGCTCGTGACCGCGGCGGCCGCGGCGAGCATCCAGATCCCCGGGCTCACGAACGCCGACGCCGAGGAGCTGCGCGATCGGCTGGTCGCCCTCGCCGAGACGCGTCGGGCCGGGCTGTGA
- a CDS encoding PH domain-containing protein, whose product MSDPTPEDPAAGPPDVPPAGAAAGPAAGPAPAAVPAAEARIAEELTDGDWHRLHPATPVLRGGVLFIVAIGFLVSSLREQLVEQFVPGQRQDGEQDLIPMLVESGSLIWVILALLAFTLLAVGISYLSWRMHTFRVTEETVEVRSGILSRTNRRARLDRIQGVNIVRPLIARLIGAAKLEIQVAGNDANLPLQYLRSRDADAFRLRVLRLASGARAEAAGAAPASAPAGAPRGFVGSRVDDFLAPELDPDAAPPQSVVRIPIPRLVGAVLLSAPTVVLVLFVAVGIPLIVRFEAWYLLVPLLPTLLGSAGFFVRRITRSLRYSVAGTPDGVRVGFGLLSTSNDTIPPGRIHAVEVVQPLLWRASGWWEIRITRASHSSSPGAAGQQNTSILPVGDRRDVDRVLGLVLPDLVGDQALALVAVGMTGRGGVDDGFTTSPRRAWILKPFSWRRTGFAVDASAFLVRRGVIWRRLVIVPHARTQGVDLTQGPIDRRLDLVSVRAATVAGPVDTRLGAIDRATGMELSTRLVAAAVASARSDTSAHWGAEAASWPAPGSAPAPAPAGAEAASGPAATSGADTAWPPPAADADDAPRHRSAPEDPA is encoded by the coding sequence GTGAGCGACCCGACGCCCGAGGATCCGGCGGCCGGCCCGCCAGACGTCCCGCCTGCCGGTGCCGCAGCCGGGCCCGCAGCCGGGCCCGCGCCCGCGGCCGTCCCCGCCGCGGAGGCGCGCATCGCGGAGGAGCTCACCGACGGCGACTGGCACCGCCTCCACCCGGCCACCCCCGTGCTCCGCGGCGGGGTCCTCTTCATCGTCGCGATCGGCTTCCTCGTCTCCTCCCTGCGCGAGCAGCTCGTGGAGCAGTTCGTGCCCGGCCAGCGGCAGGACGGCGAACAGGACCTCATCCCGATGCTCGTGGAGAGCGGCAGCCTCATCTGGGTGATCCTCGCCCTCCTCGCCTTCACCCTGCTCGCGGTCGGCATCTCCTACCTCTCGTGGCGCATGCACACGTTCCGCGTCACCGAGGAGACCGTCGAGGTGCGCAGCGGGATCCTCTCCCGCACGAACCGGCGGGCGAGGCTCGACCGGATCCAGGGCGTCAACATCGTGCGCCCGCTCATCGCGCGGCTCATCGGCGCGGCGAAGCTCGAGATCCAGGTCGCCGGCAACGACGCCAACCTGCCGCTGCAGTACCTCCGGTCGCGCGACGCCGACGCGTTCCGGCTCCGCGTGCTGCGGCTCGCGTCCGGCGCACGGGCGGAGGCGGCGGGTGCCGCCCCGGCGTCCGCTCCGGCCGGCGCGCCGCGCGGCTTCGTCGGCTCGCGGGTCGACGACTTCCTCGCGCCCGAGCTCGACCCGGACGCGGCCCCGCCGCAGTCGGTCGTCCGCATCCCCATCCCGCGCCTCGTCGGCGCCGTGCTGCTCTCGGCGCCCACGGTCGTGCTGGTGCTGTTCGTCGCGGTCGGCATACCGCTCATCGTGCGGTTCGAGGCCTGGTACCTGCTCGTGCCGCTGCTGCCGACGCTCCTCGGATCCGCCGGCTTCTTCGTGCGCCGGATCACGCGCTCGCTCCGCTACAGCGTCGCCGGCACGCCGGACGGCGTCCGCGTCGGGTTCGGCCTGCTGTCCACGAGCAACGACACCATCCCGCCCGGCCGGATCCACGCGGTCGAGGTCGTGCAGCCGCTCCTCTGGCGCGCGTCCGGCTGGTGGGAGATCCGCATCACGCGCGCCTCGCACTCCTCGTCGCCTGGCGCCGCCGGCCAGCAGAACACGTCCATCCTCCCCGTGGGCGACCGCAGGGACGTCGATCGCGTGCTCGGCCTCGTCCTCCCCGACCTCGTGGGCGACCAGGCGCTCGCCCTCGTCGCCGTGGGCATGACCGGCCGCGGCGGCGTCGACGACGGCTTCACCACGTCGCCGCGCCGGGCGTGGATCCTCAAGCCCTTCTCCTGGCGTCGCACGGGCTTCGCGGTCGACGCGTCGGCGTTCCTCGTCCGCCGCGGCGTGATCTGGCGCCGCCTCGTGATCGTGCCGCACGCCCGGACGCAGGGGGTCGACCTCACGCAGGGCCCCATCGACCGTCGGCTCGACCTCGTCTCGGTCCGCGCCGCCACCGTCGCCGGACCCGTGGACACGCGGCTCGGCGCCATCGATCGGGCCACGGGCATGGAGCTGTCGACCCGGCTGGTCGCAGCCGCCGTGGCATCGGCCCGGTCCGACACGTCCGCGCACTGGGGCGCCGAGGCCGCGAGCTGGCCGGCGCCGGGATCCGCGCCCGCTCCGGCACCGGCCGGCGCCGAAGCTGCCTCCGGCCCCGCCGCCACCTCCGGCGCCGACACCGCATGGCCGCCCCCGGCCGCCGACGCCGACGACGCCCCCCGCCATCGCTCCGCCCCCGAGGACCCCGCATGA
- a CDS encoding Rossmann-like and DUF2520 domain-containing protein: MTAPSQRSGRLGVGIVGAGRVGPVLGAALAGAGHAITGISAVSAASRERAEAMLPGVPVLEIPDLIERSELVILAVPDAELPGLVAGLAATGAWQAGQLVVHTSAAHGIQVLAPAFASGIIPLAIHPAMSFTGTSMDLSRMVDSWFAVTAPAPVLPIAQVLVVEMGGEPVVVEERDRAAYAEAISTATTFSTAIVDQAAGLLAGIGVEEPGRVLGPLIRSAVDDALRRSSPAGGARLTTGDVPLPTDEGPDAH, from the coding sequence ATGACCGCCCCGTCCCAGCGCTCCGGCCGCCTCGGCGTCGGCATCGTCGGCGCGGGTCGCGTCGGCCCGGTCCTCGGCGCCGCCCTCGCGGGTGCCGGCCACGCGATCACCGGCATCTCGGCGGTCTCGGCCGCCAGCCGCGAGCGCGCGGAGGCGATGCTGCCCGGTGTCCCGGTCCTCGAGATCCCCGACCTGATCGAGCGCAGCGAGCTCGTGATCCTCGCCGTCCCCGACGCCGAGCTCCCCGGCCTCGTCGCGGGCCTCGCCGCAACGGGCGCGTGGCAGGCCGGCCAGCTCGTCGTGCACACGTCGGCGGCGCATGGGATCCAGGTGCTCGCGCCCGCGTTCGCGTCCGGCATCATCCCGCTCGCCATCCACCCGGCGATGTCGTTCACCGGCACGAGCATGGACCTCAGCCGCATGGTCGACAGCTGGTTCGCCGTCACCGCGCCCGCGCCCGTCCTCCCCATCGCGCAGGTGCTCGTCGTGGAGATGGGCGGCGAGCCCGTCGTCGTGGAGGAGCGGGACCGCGCGGCGTACGCCGAGGCCATCTCCACCGCGACGACGTTCTCCACCGCGATCGTCGACCAGGCCGCCGGCCTCCTCGCGGGCATCGGCGTGGAGGAGCCCGGCCGCGTGCTCGGCCCGCTGATCCGGTCCGCCGTCGACGACGCGCTCCGTCGCTCCTCCCCGGCGGGCGGCGCGCGTCTCACCACGGGCGACGTGCCCCTGCCGACGGACGAGGGCCCGGACGCGCACTAA
- the panC gene encoding pantoate--beta-alanine ligase, with translation MTIPAPTVVTGIAELRARVRDHRAARTAAGEAPVVVLVPTMGALHEGHLAHARRARELGSLVVVSIFVNPLQFGAGEDLDAYPRTLDADVAALTETGVDLVFAPSAAEMYPDGPARVRVTGGSVALTLEGRSRPGHFDGMLTVVAKLLHIVAPDVATFGRKDAQQLHLVRRMVRDLDLPVRIEDLETVREPDGLALSSRNRYLDDRERRAARVIPAALEAAQSAGSRGIDAVIAAAQSVVMGEPAVALDHFQVVDPTTFESVDDGFTGVALAVIAARVGSTRLIDNETVVIA, from the coding sequence ATGACGATCCCCGCGCCCACCGTCGTCACCGGCATCGCCGAGCTGCGCGCCCGCGTCCGCGACCACCGGGCCGCCCGCACCGCGGCGGGGGAGGCCCCCGTCGTCGTCCTCGTCCCCACCATGGGCGCGCTGCACGAGGGCCACCTGGCGCACGCCCGCCGCGCCCGCGAGCTCGGCTCCCTCGTGGTCGTGTCGATCTTCGTCAACCCGCTGCAGTTCGGCGCGGGCGAGGACCTCGACGCCTACCCCCGCACGCTCGACGCCGACGTGGCCGCGCTCACGGAGACCGGCGTCGACCTCGTCTTCGCGCCGTCCGCGGCCGAGATGTACCCGGACGGGCCGGCGCGCGTCCGCGTCACCGGCGGATCCGTCGCCCTCACGCTCGAGGGCCGCTCCCGTCCCGGCCACTTCGACGGCATGCTCACCGTCGTGGCGAAGCTCCTCCACATCGTGGCGCCCGACGTCGCCACCTTCGGCCGCAAGGACGCGCAGCAGCTGCACCTCGTCCGCCGCATGGTGCGCGACCTCGACCTGCCGGTCCGCATCGAGGACCTCGAGACGGTGCGCGAGCCCGACGGCCTCGCCCTCTCCAGCCGCAACCGCTACCTCGACGACCGCGAGCGCCGCGCCGCGCGCGTCATCCCGGCCGCGCTCGAGGCCGCGCAGAGCGCCGGGTCCCGCGGCATCGACGCCGTCATCGCCGCCGCCCAGTCCGTGGTGATGGGCGAGCCCGCCGTGGCCCTCGACCACTTCCAGGTGGTGGATCCCACCACCTTCGAGTCCGTGGACGACGGCTTCACGGGCGTCGCGCTCGCCGTGATCGCCGCCCGCGTCGGCAGCACGCGCCTCATCGACAACGAGACCGTCGTCATCGCCTGA
- the lysS gene encoding lysine--tRNA ligase, with protein sequence MTDSPGTPATPETAPAPAVEGSAEDVAEQKAVRLAKRARLNAEGGPGEGAYPVQVPVTTTIPAVRAEFGHLEPGEETDHVVGIAGRVVHFRNTGKLCFATLQAGDGTRIQAMISLAEVGDEALAAWKELVDLGDHVFVAGRVIASRKGELSIMGAEWRIASKALLPLPNLHSELSDETRVRSRYLDLIVRDQARKNVLDRAKVNASMRETFRQRGYVEVETPMLQVMHGGASARPFVTHSNAFDTEMYLRIAPELYLKRAVVGGIDRVFEINRNFRNEGADSTHSPEFAMLEAYEAYGDYTSIAELTQTLVQDAAMAVAGSHVVTWADGTEYDLGGEWDRISMYGSLSAAAGVDITPATTVDELQAIADREGVVVPLSTHGKLVEELWEHFVKGGLERPTFVLDFPVETSPLTRAHRSIEGVVEKWDLYIRGFELATGYSELVDPVVQRERFVDQARQSARGDDEAMPLDEEFLRALEHGMPPSGGMGMGVDRLLMAITGLGIRETILFPLVK encoded by the coding sequence ATGACCGACAGCCCCGGAACGCCCGCGACGCCCGAGACCGCCCCCGCTCCCGCCGTGGAGGGATCCGCCGAGGACGTCGCCGAGCAGAAGGCCGTGCGCCTCGCCAAGCGCGCCCGCCTCAACGCCGAAGGCGGCCCCGGCGAGGGCGCGTACCCGGTGCAGGTGCCCGTCACGACCACGATCCCCGCGGTCCGTGCCGAGTTCGGCCACCTCGAGCCCGGCGAGGAGACCGACCACGTGGTCGGCATCGCCGGCCGCGTCGTCCACTTCCGCAACACCGGCAAGCTCTGCTTCGCCACGCTCCAGGCGGGCGACGGAACCCGCATCCAGGCCATGATCTCGCTGGCCGAGGTGGGCGACGAGGCGCTCGCCGCGTGGAAGGAGCTCGTCGACCTCGGCGACCACGTCTTCGTCGCCGGCCGCGTCATCGCGAGCCGCAAGGGCGAGCTGTCGATCATGGGCGCCGAGTGGCGCATCGCCTCGAAGGCCCTGCTGCCCCTGCCGAACCTGCACTCGGAGCTCTCGGACGAGACCCGCGTCCGCAGCCGGTACCTCGACCTCATCGTGCGCGACCAGGCGCGCAAGAACGTCCTCGACCGCGCGAAGGTCAACGCCTCCATGCGCGAGACGTTCCGCCAGCGCGGCTACGTCGAGGTCGAGACCCCCATGCTGCAGGTGATGCACGGCGGCGCCTCCGCCCGCCCGTTCGTCACGCACTCCAACGCCTTCGACACCGAGATGTACCTCCGCATCGCGCCCGAGCTCTACCTCAAGCGCGCGGTCGTCGGCGGCATCGACCGCGTGTTCGAGATCAACCGCAACTTCCGCAACGAGGGCGCCGACTCGACGCACAGCCCCGAGTTCGCGATGCTCGAGGCGTACGAGGCCTACGGCGACTACACCTCCATCGCCGAGCTCACCCAGACGCTCGTGCAGGACGCGGCGATGGCGGTGGCCGGCAGCCACGTGGTCACGTGGGCCGACGGCACCGAGTACGACCTCGGCGGCGAGTGGGACCGCATCTCCATGTACGGCTCGCTGAGCGCGGCCGCTGGCGTCGACATCACGCCCGCCACCACCGTCGACGAGCTCCAGGCCATCGCCGACCGCGAGGGCGTCGTCGTGCCGCTGAGCACGCACGGCAAGCTCGTCGAGGAGCTCTGGGAGCACTTCGTGAAGGGCGGCCTCGAGCGCCCGACCTTCGTGCTCGACTTCCCGGTCGAGACCTCCCCGCTCACGCGCGCGCACCGCTCCATCGAGGGCGTCGTCGAGAAGTGGGACCTCTACATCCGCGGCTTCGAGCTGGCCACCGGCTACTCCGAGCTCGTGGATCCCGTCGTGCAGCGCGAGCGCTTCGTCGACCAGGCGCGCCAGTCGGCGCGCGGCGACGACGAGGCCATGCCGCTCGACGAGGAGTTCCTCCGTGCCCTCGAGCACGGCATGCCGCCCTCGGGCGGCATGGGCATGGGGGTCGACCGGCTCCTCATGGCCATCACCGGTCTCGGCATCCGCGAGACCATCCTGTTCCCCCTAGTGAAGTAG
- a CDS encoding ATP-dependent Clp protease ATP-binding subunit, translated as MFERFTDRARRVVVLAQEEAKMLNHNYIGTEHILLGLIHEGEGVAAKALESLGISLDAVREQVQDIIGQGQQQPTGHIPFTPRAKKVLELSLREALQLGHNYIGTEHILLGLIREGEGVAAQVLVKLGADLNRVRQQVIQLLSGYQGKEAVAVGGEAQQSQQAGSTVLDQFGRNLTQAARDGKLDPVIGREKEIERVMQILSRRSKNNPVLIGEPGVGKTAVVEGLAQAIVKGDVPETLKDKQLYTLDLGSLIAGSRYRGDFEERLKKVTKEIRTRGDIITFIDEIHTLVGAGAAEGAIDAASILKPLLARGELQTIGATTLDEYRKHFEKDAALERRFQPIQVQEPSLPHTINILKGLRDRYEAFHKVSITDGAIVSAANLADRYIADRFLPDKAIDLIDEAGARLRLSILSAPPELREFDERISTVRVAKETAIEDQDFEKAASLRDEEKNLLGERLRLEKQWRSGDVRTTAEVDEGLIAEVLAQATGIPVFKLTEEESSRLVFMEKALHQRVIGQEEAISALSKTIRRTRAGLKDPRRPSGSFIFAGPTGVGKTELAKALAEFLFDDEDALISLDMSEYGEKHTVSRLFGAPPGFVGFEEGGQLTEKVRRKPFSVVLFDEIEKAHPDIFNSLLQILEEGRLTDGQGRVVDFKNTVIIMTTNLGTKDITGAPVGFQVENNAANSYERMKGKVSEELKKNFKPEFLNRVDDTIVFPQLSKPELLQIVDLFVKRLSDRMMDRDLTITLETAAKERLIEVGFDPSLGARPLRRAVQHEIEDRLSERILQGELNAGDHVHVDYVDGQFTFVTTQREGISVAAGIGTGTGTPDLAITSE; from the coding sequence ATGTTCGAGAGATTCACCGACCGCGCTCGTCGCGTCGTCGTCCTGGCCCAAGAAGAGGCCAAGATGCTCAACCACAACTACATCGGGACCGAGCACATCCTGCTCGGCCTCATCCACGAGGGCGAAGGCGTGGCCGCCAAGGCCCTGGAGTCGCTCGGCATCTCCCTCGATGCCGTCCGCGAACAGGTCCAGGACATCATCGGCCAGGGCCAGCAGCAGCCCACGGGGCACATCCCGTTCACGCCGCGCGCCAAGAAGGTCCTGGAGCTGTCGCTCCGCGAGGCCCTCCAGCTCGGCCACAACTACATCGGCACCGAGCACATCCTCCTCGGCCTGATCCGCGAGGGCGAGGGCGTCGCCGCGCAGGTGCTCGTCAAGCTCGGCGCCGACCTCAACCGCGTGCGCCAGCAGGTCATCCAGCTCCTGTCCGGCTACCAGGGCAAGGAGGCGGTCGCCGTCGGCGGCGAGGCCCAGCAGAGCCAGCAGGCGGGCTCCACGGTCCTCGACCAGTTCGGGCGCAACCTCACGCAGGCCGCGCGCGACGGCAAGCTCGACCCCGTCATCGGGCGCGAGAAGGAGATCGAGCGCGTGATGCAGATCCTGTCGCGCCGCTCCAAGAACAACCCCGTCCTCATCGGCGAGCCCGGCGTCGGCAAGACCGCCGTCGTCGAGGGCCTGGCGCAGGCCATCGTCAAGGGCGACGTCCCGGAGACGCTGAAGGACAAGCAGCTCTACACGCTCGACCTCGGCTCGCTCATCGCCGGTTCCCGCTACCGCGGCGACTTCGAGGAGCGCCTCAAGAAGGTCACCAAGGAGATCCGCACGCGCGGCGACATCATCACCTTCATCGACGAGATCCACACCCTCGTCGGCGCGGGTGCCGCCGAGGGCGCGATCGACGCGGCCAGCATCCTCAAGCCGCTCCTCGCGCGCGGCGAGCTGCAGACCATCGGCGCCACCACGCTCGACGAGTACCGCAAGCACTTCGAGAAGGACGCGGCCCTCGAGCGCCGCTTCCAGCCCATCCAGGTGCAGGAGCCCTCGCTGCCCCACACCATCAACATCCTCAAGGGCCTGCGCGACCGGTACGAGGCGTTCCACAAGGTGTCCATCACCGACGGCGCCATCGTGTCCGCGGCGAACCTCGCGGACCGCTACATCGCCGACCGGTTCCTCCCGGACAAGGCCATCGACCTGATCGACGAGGCCGGCGCCCGCCTGCGCCTCTCGATCCTGTCGGCGCCGCCGGAGCTGCGCGAGTTCGACGAGCGCATCTCCACGGTCCGCGTGGCCAAGGAGACCGCCATCGAGGACCAGGACTTCGAGAAGGCCGCGAGCCTGCGCGACGAGGAGAAGAACCTCCTCGGCGAGCGCCTCCGCCTCGAGAAGCAGTGGCGCTCGGGCGACGTCCGCACCACCGCAGAGGTCGACGAGGGCCTGATCGCCGAGGTGCTGGCGCAGGCCACGGGCATCCCGGTCTTCAAGCTCACGGAGGAGGAGTCCTCGCGCCTCGTCTTCATGGAGAAGGCCCTGCACCAGCGGGTCATCGGCCAGGAGGAGGCCATCTCGGCCCTGTCCAAGACCATCCGCCGCACCCGCGCCGGGCTCAAGGACCCGCGCCGTCCCTCGGGATCGTTCATCTTCGCCGGCCCCACGGGCGTCGGCAAGACGGAGCTCGCGAAGGCCCTGGCGGAGTTCCTGTTCGACGACGAGGACGCCCTCATCTCGCTCGACATGAGCGAGTACGGCGAGAAGCACACTGTGAGCCGCCTCTTCGGCGCCCCTCCCGGATTCGTCGGCTTCGAGGAGGGCGGGCAGCTCACCGAGAAGGTGCGCCGCAAGCCGTTCTCCGTGGTGCTCTTCGACGAGATCGAGAAGGCCCACCCGGACATCTTCAACTCGCTCCTCCAGATCCTGGAGGAGGGACGCCTGACGGATGGCCAGGGCCGCGTGGTCGACTTCAAGAACACGGTCATCATCATGACCACCAACCTCGGCACCAAGGACATCACGGGTGCCCCGGTCGGGTTCCAGGTCGAGAACAACGCCGCGAACTCGTACGAGCGCATGAAGGGCAAGGTCAGCGAGGAGCTGAAGAAGAACTTCAAGCCCGAGTTCCTCAACCGCGTGGACGACACCATCGTCTTCCCGCAGCTGTCGAAGCCCGAGCTGCTCCAGATCGTCGACCTGTTCGTGAAGCGACTGTCGGACCGCATGATGGACCGCGACCTCACGATCACGCTCGAGACCGCCGCGAAGGAGCGACTCATCGAGGTCGGCTTCGACCCGTCGCTCGGCGCCCGGCCGCTGCGCCGCGCGGTGCAGCACGAGATCGAGGACCGTCTGTCCGAGCGCATCCTGCAGGGCGAGCTCAACGCGGGCGACCACGTGCACGTCGACTACGTGGACGGCCAGTTCACGTTCGTCACGACGCAGCGCGAGGGCATCTCGGTCGCGGCCGGCATCGGCACCGGGACCGGCACGCCGGACCTCGCCATCACGAGCGAGTAG
- a CDS encoding NAD-dependent epimerase/dehydratase family protein: MRIAVTGGSGKLGRHVVADLRAHGHEVTNIDQVGERGSGYVRVDTTDYGQVVDALFGVQDLHDGFDAVVHLAAIPAPAILSDVATFHNNMLTSFNVFQAARRAGIRKIVYASSETVLGLPFDVPPPYIPVDEEYPAQPNSTYSLVKHLEEQTAIELCRWDPELQVTALRFSNVMDVDDYEEFPGFDDDALARKWNLWGYIDGRDGAQAVRKALEHDGTGFDRFIVANADTVMSRSSAELAAEVFPGVEVTKELGEHETLLSIDKARRILGYEPEHTWRDHAPATTGDDPVAGHPS, encoded by the coding sequence ATGAGAATTGCCGTCACCGGAGGCTCGGGGAAGCTCGGCCGCCACGTCGTGGCCGACCTGCGCGCCCACGGACACGAAGTCACCAACATCGATCAGGTGGGGGAGCGCGGATCCGGCTACGTCCGCGTCGACACCACCGACTACGGGCAGGTGGTCGACGCCCTCTTCGGCGTCCAGGACCTGCACGACGGGTTCGACGCCGTCGTGCACCTCGCCGCCATCCCGGCGCCCGCGATCCTGAGCGACGTGGCCACGTTCCACAACAACATGCTCACGAGCTTCAACGTCTTCCAGGCCGCGCGCCGGGCGGGCATCCGGAAGATCGTCTACGCGTCGAGCGAGACCGTGCTCGGCCTCCCGTTCGACGTCCCGCCGCCGTACATCCCCGTCGACGAGGAGTACCCGGCGCAGCCGAACAGCACCTACTCGCTCGTCAAGCACCTCGAGGAGCAGACGGCCATCGAGCTGTGCCGCTGGGATCCCGAGCTGCAGGTCACCGCGCTCCGCTTCTCCAACGTCATGGACGTCGACGACTACGAGGAGTTCCCGGGCTTCGACGACGACGCGCTCGCGCGCAAGTGGAACCTGTGGGGCTACATCGACGGACGCGACGGCGCGCAGGCGGTCCGCAAGGCGCTCGAGCACGACGGGACCGGATTCGACCGCTTCATCGTCGCGAACGCCGACACCGTGATGAGCCGCTCCAGCGCCGAGCTCGCGGCCGAGGTCTTCCCCGGCGTCGAGGTCACGAAGGAGCTGGGCGAGCACGAGACGCTGCTGTCCATCGACAAGGCCCGCCGGATCCTCGGCTACGAGCCCGAGCACACCTGGCGTGACCACGCCCCGGCCACCACGGGCGACGACCCGGTCGCGGGGCACCCGTCGTGA
- a CDS encoding aldo/keto reductase, producing MRYVKLGSTGTEVSAIALGCMSYGEPTRGNHAWTLGEEDSIPLIRRAVELGITFFDTANVYSDGSSEEITGRALKAMTKREEIVIATKVHGAMGEGPNSRGLSRKHIMWQIDESLRRLGTDYVDLYQIHRFDPATPLEETLEALDDLVRAGKVRYLGASSMDAWRFSKALHLQRANGWARFVTMQDHYNLVNREEEREMLPLCADEGVGSLPWSPLARGRLTRDWDATTDRSETDEFGKTLYAAQEDSDRRVAAAVAEVAGARGVPRAQVALAWVSRNPVVTAPIVGGTKVAHIEDAVASLDLELTADEVSLLEEHYVPHAVVGY from the coding sequence GTGAGGTACGTGAAGCTGGGCAGCACGGGCACCGAGGTCTCGGCCATCGCGCTGGGCTGCATGAGCTACGGCGAGCCGACGCGCGGCAACCACGCGTGGACGCTCGGCGAGGAGGACTCGATCCCGCTGATCCGCCGCGCGGTCGAGCTCGGCATCACGTTCTTCGACACCGCGAACGTGTACTCCGACGGCTCGAGCGAGGAGATCACGGGCCGCGCGCTGAAGGCCATGACGAAGCGCGAGGAGATCGTCATCGCCACGAAGGTGCACGGCGCCATGGGGGAGGGGCCGAACTCGCGCGGACTGTCGCGGAAGCACATCATGTGGCAGATCGACGAGAGCCTCCGGCGGCTCGGGACGGACTACGTGGACCTGTACCAGATCCACCGCTTCGACCCGGCGACGCCGCTCGAGGAGACGCTCGAGGCGCTCGACGACCTCGTGCGCGCCGGCAAGGTGCGCTACCTCGGCGCCTCGTCGATGGACGCGTGGCGGTTCTCGAAGGCGCTGCACCTGCAGCGGGCCAACGGCTGGGCGCGCTTCGTCACGATGCAGGACCACTACAACCTCGTGAACCGCGAGGAGGAGCGCGAGATGCTGCCCCTCTGCGCGGACGAGGGCGTGGGATCCCTGCCGTGGAGCCCGCTCGCCCGCGGTCGCCTCACGCGCGACTGGGACGCGACGACCGACCGGAGCGAGACGGACGAGTTCGGGAAGACGCTCTACGCGGCCCAGGAGGACTCGGATCGCCGGGTCGCGGCCGCGGTCGCGGAGGTGGCCGGCGCCCGCGGCGTGCCGCGCGCGCAGGTCGCGCTGGCCTGGGTGTCGCGGAACCCCGTCGTCACCGCGCCCATCGTGGGCGGGACGAAGGTCGCGCACATCGAGGACGCGGTCGCGTCGCTGGATCTCGAGCTCACGGCCGACGAGGTGTCCCTGCTCGAGGAGCACTACGTGCCGCACGCGGTCGTCGGGTACTGA
- the rplJ gene encoding 50S ribosomal protein L10, translating into MANKEASVAELAEKFRSSNAVLLTEYRGLTVAQLKQLRKSISADATYAVVKNTLTKIAANQAGISSFDDELVGPSAIAFVHGDTVAVAKALRTFTKANPLLVVKGGYFDGNPLTADEVNKLADLESREVLLGKLAGAFKASLFGAAYLFNAPLSQAVRTVEALREKQESAQ; encoded by the coding sequence ATGGCGAACAAGGAAGCCTCGGTCGCCGAGCTCGCGGAGAAGTTCCGCAGCTCGAACGCCGTACTGCTCACCGAGTACCGCGGTCTCACCGTTGCCCAGCTCAAGCAGCTGCGGAAGAGCATCAGTGCAGACGCGACCTACGCCGTGGTGAAGAACACGCTGACCAAGATCGCGGCGAACCAGGCGGGGATCTCGTCGTTCGACGACGAGCTCGTCGGCCCGTCCGCGATCGCGTTCGTGCACGGCGACACCGTCGCCGTCGCGAAGGCGCTGCGCACCTTCACCAAGGCCAACCCTCTTCTCGTCGTGAAGGGCGGTTACTTCGACGGCAACCCCCTGACGGCGGACGAGGTGAACAAGCTCGCCGACCTCGAGTCGCGGGAGGTGCTGCTGGGCAAGCTCGCCGGCGCCTTCAAGGCCTCGCTCTTCGGCGCGGCGTACCTGTTCAACGCACCGCTCTCGCAGGCCGTACGCACCGTCGAGGCGCTGCGCGAGAAGCAGGAATCGGCTCAGTAG
- the rplL gene encoding 50S ribosomal protein L7/L12, translating to MAKLSNDELIEAFKELTLIELSDFVKKFEEVFEVTAAAPVAAAAAPGAAAPAEEVEEKTAFDVILEAAGDKKIQVIKEVRALTSLGLGEAKALVDGAPKAVLEGANKEAADKAKAQLEAAGATVTVK from the coding sequence ATGGCAAAGCTCTCTAACGACGAGCTCATCGAGGCCTTCAAGGAGCTCACGCTCATCGAGCTCAGCGACTTCGTCAAGAAGTTCGAGGAGGTCTTCGAGGTCACCGCCGCGGCCCCCGTCGCCGCTGCCGCCGCCCCCGGCGCCGCTGCCCCCGCCGAGGAGGTCGAGGAGAAGACCGCGTTCGACGTCATCCTCGAGGCCGCCGGCGACAAGAAGATCCAGGTCATCAAGGAGGTGCGCGCCCTCACCAGCCTCGGCCTCGGTGAGGCGAAGGCCCTCGTCGATGGAGCCCCCAAGGCCGTCCTGGAGGGCGCCAACAAGGAGGCCGCCGACAAGGCGAAGGCCCAGCTCGAGGCCGCGGGCGCGACGGTCACCGTCAAGTAG